The DNA segment ATTACTTTTCTTGACTCGAGATGGTCACACACTCGCAGAATCATTTGTAAAGACACTTACCAATGAATCAATAATTTCTTCTACTGTGTCATGACAGAAGCATTTTTCAAGTAACTCgatcctaccaaaaaaaaaggggaACAAAGCAGACTTGGAAGCTGATATGAAAATACAAGGCATGAGTTTTTATCTCTAGAATTCAGGAAAACAAACCTGCGAATAACACCAGTCTTTTCTGGATGGGCAGCTTCTGCACATTTTTCTAAGGTTGCTTCAACAACAGAAGGATCATCGGTGAGGAGCTTCTTGAGCTGTTGTTCCAATATAGGAACCTCCTGTTGTTGGAGAAGAAACCATTACTACCTAGTACGTAAGATAAGtttatgaaaacataaaaaaggcTGATTAATGTAATCGATATTACCGTACTACTAATATAATGTGTCGCGAGGCCACATGCCAACATTTCTGCGCCACTGATCTTTAACCCAGTAAGACCCAGATACTCCCCTGCATATACTCCATTAAATCATCCATCCTATAGAGCTATAACGTATACTATGAAACATGAacattataaagaaaaaatagactTGGTTGATAGTTATCAGCAAGATTTGTTCTTTAACTTCCTATTGAATAAGTAATTTCTATGGTAAGTTGCTCTCCAAGAACTGATAATACTGTAAAATGACAAACCTAGAGAGAAGTGAACCTAAGCAgttaaaaacaaatcacaagCATACCTAAGCGACCAGGTAAGTGGGAGAGATTAAAAGAAGCGCCAGCATCAGGATGAAAACCAATGACTGTTTCAGGTGTAGCAAAAATCTGCAATATCCAAGGGCTTGTTTACTACATGCTACAAGAAGTTGTCCAAGGGAATAAAACTAGAATCCAGCTGAACGAATAATCGCAAGGAGATGTAAGACGGTGAGAAGTGGAGAAACAGGAAGGGAGAATTACATACAGTTCTATCAGTAGCTACACGAAATGTCCCAGGTATCGAAACTCCAGCTCCACCTCCCATGGTAACACCGTTAAGAATTGCCACCTGCACGCAGTAGAAAATCATGGTGTCATTCTACTTATCGTGGTGTTCATGGACATCGTTGTTTCGTACTGGTTGCAAagccaaaaaatcaaaaagtaaaGATCACTTACATGTGGCTTCAGATATGTGCCTAgaaagtatataaaattatacaaagtCCAGAAAAACTCCCTAATAGCATCCGGGCTACCTACATTGATTCCAGGAGAACTAAGTGAAGCAAACAGAAATGAATAcagaaaatatataagataccaTCCATACACATAGAGGTACAACTAATCGGTCGTAGAAGGGCTGCGTCTAGCACATACCAAGAATCAAAGCACCACAAAAGAGTGGCAAGTATTAGATTTAATCACACACCCTTTCCCATGaataaaaaactcatttttcgATCCTATCCTGATTCTTCCCGTAAATCAAAACATGAGAATGTATATAAGAATATTCAAGTACCTCTCTTTCTTAAATGGTAGATAGACACAATATCTCCACCAGCACAAAACGCCCTTCCACTCCCCTTCAACATAACAACAAGAAGCGTTAGGAGCGAGCTTTCATCACATCTCAAACACAAAAAGAAGACGAATCAACAACAATGCCATGAACCACAAATCACCTTCATCATCACGAACCCGATATTAGGATCCTCTTCCCAATTCTTATAAAGCTTATGCAACCTAACTCCCTTattgaacaacaacaacacaaaatCAAATCTCAAACGAACTACTCTAtccacaacatcacaaccaaaTGTACCATGTGAGTGGTGAGCGCGTTAAGAGCAGGTGGCCGATTGAGAATCGCAGTACGGGAACAGCCGCTTCCTTCAAAGAGAACCTAATCGAACCAATCACCGAGACTACATCATTCCCAGATTCACGCAAAGAGAAACGGAGGCAGAGCTCGAACCTGGTTATCGAGATCATCCGGGGTGACCTTGAGCGAGCAGAAGCTCCTCCGGTAACCGAATCTCCATAGCTGCTTATCTCGAACGATTCTCGTCAGGAATCCGTTTGCGTGATGCATGACTCTTCGtaatcttcgtcttcttcttcttctttgtacaCTATCTCTCTATACTCTCTTATTtggcaaaaaaatcaaaaatggcGGATCGTTTTGTGTGTCGTGGCCTTGTTAATCGGCTCCGGTTTCACTGGGAGGAAACCTCTGGTTTAAACAGAGGGTCTTGGTCGTCTTCTCTGATGACGTGTCCCGTCTCCTAAGGCTGATGGGCCGATCTTAATCTAAATTTAGCTCCAGATCTTTTAGTTTGGGCCTCCTGATGACCAAGTCGTCTAACCAGTCCGATATTACCATAATAGCCCTGACCTATTTATAGTTTAGAGTAGTTTAGAGCCCTGACCTTTCTCTGAGTTTGATTCTTTGATGGGAAGGTCAAGAAGATCAGGTTTAGAGGGAGTCAAGGCCCTTGACTCACGGGAGAGGACCTTAATTAgtattaatctttttttaagTGACGTACTTATTATATGCATGGATGGGTTGTTGAAcaaattaacaaatatatatatttggtgcGTCGTCCTTGTCTATCAATCGAGCTCGTACTCACTTCTCACCATTTAAAACATTACTACTTAGCCAAGAATGTCATTATCTTGGTGTTTAGTGACGTCGTTATTGCCATATGATGTTGGATATGTGCCTATAAAGTATATAAGACTTTACAAACTCCAGAGAAAAAAACTCCTTAAGAGCATCCCGACTTATACGTGCCTACACTACACATGCCAAAGGAAATATAAGTTAAGAAATTCAGTTGTAAGGTTTTTTCTGTCAGTACATAAGACATAAACTAATCAGTAATCACGAAACTGGCAACTATTAGAATAAGCATGCACACTCTCATGCGTCATGCCATCTAATCTTAATGGAAACGCTcgcatttttatcatttttatcttcCCATAAATCATCGGTATTATTATAATACCCATGCTTGTTTAACCTAATCGGGTATTTCAACGTTTTAGTGTGCTGACGTAATTAGTTCctctttctttttgataaagcaATGACGACCTTTTTCTTTACTCATAATAATATCATGAAGTTGGAAAAATACATCATAGATACAACCAAAAAAATTTCAGTGTGATGTATGCtttattaaaaaggtaaaaagaatTTTGATGCCATTCGACAGTCGCATGTTTATCACTTGTTCGAGCGGGGGTATCATTCTAGTGGAAAAAAGGGAAACTTAGGCCATAATTATCGGTAAAtttgtattttggattttttaaaaaatataaaagaaactaattgCGGGTCGCCACGTCTCAGTGGTATCTGCAAACAATACAAGAATCAGACAAAAGTAGatctttatttcatatattctATCTCCGTTTTTAACTCAAAATATGGAGTCTACCACTTAGAAACCTCTCTTCTTACCTCCGATAGTTGTGGTttttagagcatctttatcccaTCACCCTATTTAGGgtgcttattttatttttttattcttttttcttttctctgattaaaaaaatttaaaaatctattaatcaCAGGTCGTCACGTGTCAAGTGGAACCCGCGAACAGTCGAAAATTCTCTCCAAAATCGCTGTTTATTTAGGCAGCAAAAGCACCTCTATTTTTGAAAATGGTGAGACTCAcccactattttatttttattttttaaacatccTCCCCTAAGCTTCTATGGTTAATGCTGCTCTTAAAGCTCTTAAAGAGAAATGACGTCTAACGAATTTGGGTGGCAGAGACAGAAGGTGGCAGCTTTTAGCTTTAGTTTTAtgacatatcatattttattataatctgGCCCAAAAGAAGAAACATGACAAATGACAAGAAAAGCATTGAAGTTCTCCTCAAGAAATCTCAGCAACATATGTGGATCGATGTTCGTAATACTGATTTGCTTGTGCTCAGTTCATGTGGTGTGAAAACATGAGTCGGCCTTTGTTTTAGACTGCCCACGGTGAGACCATGAACATTTAGACATTTTTTTAGTCCGAGtccaggttttttttttagtccGAGTCCAGGTTATGCAAAGCAATATCCAACACACGAATTTATATTAATGGTCAAATGTTAAGTTTTGATATGCTACATTTACGTTACCAATATATAATAGATGTCGTCAAACAGAAatccagtttttaaaaaaaaaaaaataaaagtactcGCATATATATAAACTTTGTAGTGGTTCCTTTCTTTTCAACAAAACTATTGATCATGACCACTATGATATAATCAAATCTTACACAACAACTAtttctgttgttttttttttttttgaaacacaactaTTTCTGAaactatttttgaaactatttctgttggtattataatattttatgtgagGATGGGATGAATACATGGATTTGATgacttgagattttttttagCTAATAACACTTGCAACTAACAAAACAAACATTTAGTGTACTAGAGCCACATGGAAAATATGTAGTATATAAATGTTTGAAGTAGTTTTGCATGTCTTTATAAGAACTTAATCAACAAACTATTTGTTTATCATATCAGATGATTTACAATAACCAAAACTATCAATCTTAGGAACTTATTTTTTCATGTTAACCTTGTTTTATGAAaaccctttaacaaaaaaatgttaaccTGTTGTGGTGTATTACAAGTTGACAGTGATTTACAATACACCAATCTCCGGAACACGTTTTCCATGTTTTAAAACTTAATCTGATAGGTCTACCGTCTACATATAGACTATATATCCATTGGCTTAAATTAGGTTTAACATAAATCCCTCCATAGTCGTCTTAGATAGCACTATTGATTAACATTTTTCTAAACAACAAATCGCTATCGATATCACAAAATAAGGTGAATATGACTGCTAACTATGTGGACTGTTATAGCGACAGAATGGTGTCATCAAATGCCGATTAAGGTATAACAAAAACACACATACACAATTCATCACGAATCAACCAATCATTCAAAgccaaaaatactatttatttaaaacacTCGCTAACATCATCATATTCATGACATACATAACTCCGCAGGTATATTACATTCTCACACTCATAGCGACATCAAAGACATCCCTATTTATATCTTACATACATGTATATGTGTCTTATTATATCTCAGATCCTAATTACTCTATAACTCTCTCAACTTTTGGTTACTTCGAAAACATTACTAACACATGACATCCTTGAGAAGCTTGTACCTGCGAGTGGCCGATCTCGGAGAAGGTGCGCCGGTTTTACCCTTGTCGGTTGCTGGAGGAATACTACTACTTGTAGTAATCTGGTTAATCTCTTGTTGTTTGATCTGGTGAGCTGAAGAATATTCCGACCGGTACGATCTCTTAGACGATCTACTTTTAACACCGTGCTTTGCTCCGGTTGGGCTCCTCGCTTCCCATTGACACCAATCGCAGATTTTAATTGGATCAGCTTGCTCTTTGTAATAGCTACTACAGTACCTGTATCAAGAGTATCATGATTATGAGTTTATGATGATAAATTTATGTGCCATGTATGGTAGTTGTTGAAGTAGTTCTTTCTGGTTTGACAATATACAAATCCTATATAATAcatctatatatatcatatatccaTGCTTGTGATCTGATGTATGATGAGCATCTGCCTAAATCGATATATACTAGTGATTTGACAATTAAATCTATTATACGTTGCTACTATgcatgatgatggtgatgatatTGCACATATATGTTGTTAATATGCACATATGGTATATAGATATACAAATATGTAAATACATACGAGTGTTGAAAGCGATTAAGGCACTTGCTGCAATGAAAGAGCTTATCGATGAAACCCACATCACCACACATGCAACATACTCTTCTTTCAAGGTCCACCATTCTTGTTTTCCTTTATTAGCAGACGATGGAGAATATGAATgagaggaggagaaggagaatGAGAGAGAACAAAAGGGAAGGATTGATTCTATATGggagaaaaagaaatataaatgcGTTATTATATAGGAAAGTCGGTCCataagtaataatatttttataaaatcaaagaaaatgtttaataaaaatataatagcgTAATAAGGCGGGTTGCTTTGGAGTCGTTTTCAGTTGAAGCTTGGGAGGTGGAGAAACAAAGAACCtccttaaaatataaaatcgatttataATGACTGTTTTACCCTTGTAACTTTATTTGCATTTATGTTTGGGTGCTATTCTGGGAACGTTATCTTTTGTCCTTTCTCGGGCTTTCACAGAGAAGGAAACTTGTGGGATGTCatttatttgacttttcctctataaatagagagcGTGACGGGGACTACCGTTTGGTTAGAAGCCTCACAAGACACAAATCACAAATTGCAAATTTCTAaccaaatatttgttttttgtttaaaatatatattttgaaaaatgtttcCAATAACTCTTCTAATCTTAAATCAAatactaatttaattttcacATTTAACTAACAAATAGTATAAGAGTAGATTTAGAAAAGAGTAATAATTACACCTTATAAATTAAAAGCATCTAACTTGTAGATTTATTCGATATATCTTAATTAAAAAGGAAggaaatatattataaactaaATGTCGTAATTGCCAATAGGTGAAATAAAATCTGATTTCAACGTGAAAATGAATAGCATAAAATGTATAAACTATACGGAAAACATGACACTATTTAAAAACTAGTGGTTAAATTTCCTAGATTGAGAATTTGTTATATCAGTACTTTTGTTAAATCAATCACCGTTCAATTTACACGTTAGGCttggaagaaaataaaataaataagattttggtcgaaaaataaaataaaataagatttatctTCAAAGAGATATATTACCAAATATATAGTTGTGTAACTTCAACAGAAATTTGATTCATAGAAAATATGAAAGAtgctaccaaaaaaaaaatatatcaaagaaAGTTgaacatgtttttatttcatcTGCAAAGAGATCAATTTTTATGAATCCATGTATTATACGTTAACGTTATACACATATATGCACTCACAGTGTAATAAATTTGAAGATAGACAAGTCCGCTGATCCAGTTTCTCGTGCATTACATTAATATCTTAAATAAACTTTAACGAATCCTAAGTCTTAAGATCGTTTACTTTTTATATCATAGGTCTATCAAATAAATGTGACTTATGAAACTTCCTAGCAAATATACAAGAATCGTGTTTGAGTTGCATCACACCATTTCCAGAACTCGCTTTACTCTGTAACGAACGCGTGTATAAAGCTATGTTGCGTATACATGAATGTAACAATTTATACTAAATATCCGTGTgccattaatattttatatatacaattgaAACATACTAAATTTGACGTTATAAATTGATTAGTTTTCTCATAGTTTGTAACAGTATAATTATCTAGTATTAAAAAAGTGTGATTGGTTTTGAAGACATTATCAAACTGGCATATACACACGattgtttaaaatattagtCGATGAGTGAAACCCATATTATTTTGAGTGTTCTTGGGTGTATATATATTGGAAATGTAATATTGATAGTAGAACATATTTATAGAAACCAGCCAATTCGAGAATCATGCTATAATAATGCCAGTCAACTCTGACAACATTTCTTTCCAATGTGTTAGCCCATTTGCGCAAGAAAACACGACACATCTAACGTGTTCGTACAAGAAGAAAATATCATAAACCCTAGCTAGGCTTTTAGTTCAGATGTAATGTGCAGCTTAActagattatattttataatactttatataagagttgaatataattaaatatactaatacatttttcttttttttttgacaaagggtTTATACTAATACGATCTTAATTAGAACATCGCTTTAATTTCTAACTAGATTTGACCGCTGaagatatatgtttattttcaaataataattaaactataaaataagttaaaatatatatatttaatatcaatttttaagtatataatattattttaaaatttttatatttgctgaattttttttgataaaattgtactaatcatatattaatcacttattttgcttatttatttaaaaatgaaatctcgtattaatagtttaattttaaacattagttttatatgaattattacaaatttattagttttttgtataattttgttttttctcgaAATGTTTGTAtgcaaacaaaattaaattatttgatattatatcttaaactattaatatgtgaaaatatcataaaattagaTATGGACATGAAGATTAACCCAAGTCTCTTAATTAGAGTTCTTAAATTCGGCTAAGAGatggttcttagtttttcttatattttgacTAAGTAAAGCTAAGAACCAGGACCGTCTCAATTATTTTTTGGACcatgttcaaaaatattaatgatatatttaaaacataatgaaataactttaaaaattaatagttctatttatatatgtttaacgttttttataaattataaactctaaATTAGTCAGTATTGTATTtcaattttgaagttttagactataatttatgtatatattgttgaaaatttctttaaaatttttatttttatattcggACCCTGTTCGACCGCTCCACATGCACGTGCTATTAAACGGCTCtgctaagaaccgtctcttaaataagagatataagagttGTCTTTTAgtcgaaaaatgtaaaaaaaaacaaaaaacaaaaaaatgtcaaatcatgaatTAAGAACATCCGGCTAAGAGACTCTGGTTAATCATGTGCAAGAAGCCTTTGTTCCATGCATATCTCTTATTACCTTTAAGGGGACCATTTATCTGTACACATTTTGTCCATTAATCTTAACCTTACACGTTTCCCACATCTCTGCGTAACACATGCATCGAAATATCTAAAAGTTAATAGCGTTGTCTTAAAGGTGAGTTCACTAGAAGTCATACCGAGTTGTGCCCCCACTCTCCCAACCTCCGTGGCTCCAAACCAAATCGGCGACCAATGGGTCCGGCGAAATAGTGGCGAGTTTAGCGACCGTTCACCCGATCCTTCGTGGAACACCTTCCATCTGTCATCACCTTAATCCACAAAGTCATTGACACCATCAACTTTTCtagatattcttttttttttttttctaaccgAGTATCCTGCTCCTACCGAATTGGTCCAGACTAGAGATCGAAGTGAGTATGGACGCTGCCAGGAcgtcaccatgtggctcaccgtgTAACAGTCTTCGGTCTCGGATGCTGCAGCCCATATATAAATTCCACAgtggccaaggctcgaacccAGGGGCGGGCACTCTAGCTGGAGTTcctataccactagaccaaagcaaCTTGGTTAACTTTTCTAgatattctagatttttttttcatataagtCTAGAGTAAGTTAACTGTAACCTAACAAAAAAGATTCGATTGATTATTTACCGGCGTACTTTTGAGTAGTATACTGCAgaacatcaaaatatttatgtgttCGCACGACTGAATCAAGTTCATTCAGCAAAACTTCTAGAATTATCAATAGCTgcgtttttttctcaaaaaagaaagttacttaaaagcacaaaaaaaaaactaacgttagttgttttatttcataaatttaacgctatatggtttttaaaattaatttactttttGCTTGTCAGAAAATTAAGTTAGTAATTTACCTAAAACAATGTAATATGTAATACATTGTCCCGTTTTTATTAGTACAAATGCAAtacatttaaaaatttgtatttatgtatgttTGGAGTAAGTCAAATCTAGGtttttagcaacaaaaaaaagtcaACTCTGGGTTACTTAGGATAAATGTTAACACATAGTTAGTTAGGTAgtataaaatttgataatatcTTGAAATAAGATTAGAATATATTCGAAGAAATTAAAGGACATTTTTTTGTCACCTACCGATAAAATTTGATCAAGTTTTATCTGATAAAAAATGTCTTTCCAAGAACCATTTCTATCTAAACCGGTTTGATCTACATGAGAAAAAATGACATAAcatgtaacttttttttgtaaggaAATTAGCTCGAACATTTTCGATCCTCGGTCCTCAGATTATGGATAATGCTAAAACTTTCAAAGCTCATGTGCCAcaaacgaaaaaaataaaaactgatcATCAATCAACCAGGTTATCAATCATATCTACCAAATCGGAGAAGTCTCATTTAAATTGCGTCTTCATCCATAATGAGTCCAACTTTTATAAAAGGGATTTAAGATCTAGACTTTACGGACCAGTTCAACTCCTTAACTTAGGAATGTGGCTTTCTGAAATTGTTACGGTGTCTGAAACCGCAGATTCCCGACGCACCGCAACATTCCTAATGGCTAGACGACGCTCGTAAGTGTTTTATGTCGTATGTCTGACGCATTGTCTATGCCAAACATTTGTCCCAAGTGGTCGCTGTATCTCTACGGAGACTAGACCCCACGGCCCATAATTATATTCACAATACAAACACAGAAGCCCATTCTATATCATCTTCTTGCTACCCAATCTTGAAACACGTTGAATTAACGTAAAAGGATGAATGGTATAGAAGCTTGCGTGGCTGAATCATGGACGTACGTGCGTTGGACATGGCTGCAGATGCCACAAACTTAGTGAAAGGTTTCGTTCTTATATTATAATGGTTGAATTCACTAGAAATCAAGTAATCAAATCtttgttaaatatattttatttgtttgtgtttCAGGGTATTGCATGTAGTGAGTCTAATAATCCGCAAGATCGGTCACTCTGTTCATGTTTAAACTCCCAATAATTCAACGGATTTAAGATCAAAACGAACTAGACACTAgtgaaaaatattcaaattatatatacaacttTTGTGGACCGGTTCGcttaatatatcaaaatatcacAAATACGACAACTTATTCCATTAATTATTGATTAGCTCGTTGATCAGGTTCGGCTCGTATCATTAGCTAATGCTTTTGTGGGGTTTAAATCTATTGTTATCGTCTTTAAGAATTCTGCATACAGTTGAGTACAAAATGGTTTTGAAAACGAAAGTGAACCACAAATTAAACATGAATATCCTCTGTACACTACTCAACAGTTAATTCGTATTATTAAAGGGGGACAAGAGGGACAGTGGGTGAGCATAAAGTCATCATATTTGCATGTTAATCGTCAGAAGGGTAACATTATCTCAATTAACGTAATACTATTTGGTAATATATTAACTTAAGAGGTGATTAAGTGGTGAATAAGTACGTACTCTAAAAAGAGTTAACgacaaataaaataacattaatttgTCATTATGGGCACATGAGGTCGCACGTGTTTGCTTTGGGATCACCGTCGTCACGTGATTCAAGAAGGctaaatgaacaaaaaacaaGGAATTGTTGAAGTAAGCTGGATGAAAAATATTCGTATGTACTATCAAACGAATAATCAGAGATTCTTGTTTCACAGAAAGAGAATAAAAGAAAGTAGAACCACTATACGAGAGCCTCTGACTTAGAAAGAGAACTTTGTGAGAA comes from the Brassica napus cultivar Da-Ae chromosome A7, Da-Ae, whole genome shotgun sequence genome and includes:
- the LOC106353115 gene encoding 3-hydroxyisobutyryl-CoA hydrolase-like protein 1, mitochondrial encodes the protein MHHANGFLTRIVRDKQLWRFGYRRSFCSLKVTPDDLDNQVLFEGSGCSRTAILNRPPALNALTTHMGVRLHKLYKNWEEDPNIGFVMMKGSGRAFCAGGDIVSIYHLRKRGSPDAIREFFWTLYNFIYFLGTYLKPHVAILNGVTMGGGAGVSIPGTFRVATDRTIFATPETVIGFHPDAGASFNLSHLPGRLGEYLGLTGLKISGAEMLACGLATHYISSTEVPILEQQLKKLLTDDPSVVEATLEKCAEAAHPEKTGVIRRIELLEKCFCHDTVEEIIDSLEVEAGRTKDIWCTTTLRRLKETSPLSLKVALRSVREGRFQTLDQCLIREYRMSLQGTVGNFSGNFCEGVRARLIDKDEAPKWDPPTLEKVTEDMVDNYFSPLTPAEPDLDLPVKLRESI
- the BNAA07G18720D gene encoding uncharacterized protein BNAA07G18720D encodes the protein MVDLERRVCCMCGDVGFIDKLFHCSKCLNRFQHSYCSSYYKEQADPIKICDWCQWEARSPTGAKHGVKSRSSKRSYRSEYSSAHQIKQQEINQITTSSSIPPATDKGKTGAPSPRSATRRYKLLKDVMC